The following are encoded in a window of Phaseolus vulgaris cultivar G19833 chromosome 3, P. vulgaris v2.0, whole genome shotgun sequence genomic DNA:
- the LOC137807446 gene encoding BTB/POZ domain-containing protein At2g24240-like, whose amino-acid sequence MVVQKDRVKFNVGGRVMETTATTLANAGRNSMFGAMFDDNWNLILSSNKEGERFLDRNPDCFGILLDLLRTGELHIPPNIPEKLLYREALYYGLLDHVRAARWGPFDGNRLRLSRSLQGQAPGDGTAIRAGPDGGCCVAHGSMVHVYDWMLDEHPPLNLDYQRVNDVGWVDSDKVVIGVSERLGRGDGGMGLFSSQNGELRYKFQVCHENQMKSYTAGALSFSSDYKIFSSCKGRSNEYGVGVWDQVTGKQIDFFYEPLGWSLGDADKLQWLEGNNCLLVATMFPRKDNCYISLLDFREKKMVWCWSDVGAPFAVDEKRVRDAIAMEDNSSICVVNEFEDLGFMDLRSSAATSIRWSSRSRLMKGKMPEEPCYPKLALHGGQLFSSMNDCISVFCGPEWVLTSRLRRSYGGSICDFSIGGDRLFALHSEENVFDIWETPTPPLV is encoded by the coding sequence ATGGTGGTTCAGAAAGACAGGGTGAAATTCAACGTGGGTGGCAGGGTGATGGAAACAACGGCAACAACCCTCGCCAATGCAGGGCGCAATTCGATGTTCGGTGCAATGTTCGACGACAATTGGAATCTGATACTATCGTCAAACAAGGAGGGCGAGAGATTCCTCGATCGCAACCCGGATTGCTTCGGGATTCTCCTCGATCTGCTCCGAACCGGGGAACTCCACATCCCACCCAACATCCCGGAGAAGCTCCTCTACAGGGAGGCCCTCTACTACGGCCTCTTGGACCACGTACGCGCCGCCAGGTGGGGCCCATTCGACGGCAACAGGTTAAGGTTGTCGCGGTCTCTGCAGGGCCAGGCCCCGGGTGACGGAACAGCCATTCGGGCAGGCCCTGATGGTGGCTGTTGCGTTGCTCATGGCAGCATGGTTCATGTGTATGATTGGATGTTGGATGAACACCCTCCTCTCAATCTCGATTACCAGAGGGTTAATGATGTTGGATGGGTTGACTCCGACAAGGTTGTGATCGGAGTGAGCGAACGGCTTGGGAGGGGTGATGGGGGGATGGGGCTGTTCAGTTCTCAGAACGGGGAGCTTAGGTATAAGTTTCAGGTTTGCCATGAGAATCAGATGAAGAGTTACACTGCAGGGGCCTTGAGTTTTAGTTCAGATTACAAGATATTTTCTAGTTGTAAGGGGAGGAGTAATGAGTATGGGGTAGGGGTTTGGGACCAGGTTACTGGGAAGCAGATTGATTTTTTCTACGAGCCTTTGGGGTGGTCTCTTGGGGATGCTGATAAGCTTCAGTGGTTGGAAGGGAATAATTGTTTGTTGGTGGCTACTATGTTTCCTAGGAAGGACAACTGTTACATTAGTCTATTGGATTTCAGGGAGAAGAAGATGGTGTGGTGTTGGTCTGATGTGGGGGCTCCTTTTGCCGTGGATGAGAAACGGGTGAGGGATGCTATTGCCATGGAGGATAATAGTTCCATCTGTGTGGTTAATGAGTTTGAGGATTTGGGGTTCATGGATTTGAGAAGTTCTGCTGCCACAAGCATTAGGTGGAGCTCCAGAAGTAGGTTGATGAAGGGGAAGATGCCGGAGGAACCCTGCTACCCTAAACTGGCACTGCATGGGGGACAGCTTTTTTCATCCATGAATGATTGCATTTCGGTGTTCTGTGGCCCTGAATGGGTTTTGACCTCTAGGCTCAGACGAAGCTACGGGGGTTCAATATGTGACTTTTCCATTGGAGGGGACAGGCTTTTCGCCCTTCACAGTGAGGAGAATGTGTTTGATATTTGGGAGACTCCAACACCACCACTTGTATGa
- the LOC137807447 gene encoding omega-6 fatty acid desaturase, chloroplastic, with translation MACTLADSLLLFKGSFQKPLRKRDIAAHYSPGVFSSNSDGLIRKGFRRQRSFVNRNKVTLIRAVAVPVQQPAPVESVEYRKQLAEDYGFRQIAEPLPSNVTLKDVINSLPKEVFEIDDVKAWKSVLISATSYALGIFMISKAPWFLLPLAWAWTGTAVTGFFVIGHDCAHKSFSSNKLVEDIVGTLAFLPLIYPYEPWRFKHDRHHAKTNMLSEDTAWNPVSKDEFESSPLLRKAIIYGYGPFRCWMSIAHWLLLHFDLKKFRPSEVKRVKISLACVFSFIAIGWPLIIYKTGIMGWIKFWLMPWLGYHFWMSTFTMVHHTAPHIPFRISEEWNAAQAQLNGTVHCDYPKWIEILCHDINVHIPHHISPRIPSYNLRAAHKSIEENWGKYLNEASWNWRLMKTIMTVCHVYDKEQNYVAFDDVAPEDSGPIAFLKKSMPDYA, from the exons ATGGCTTGCACGCTCGCTGATTCATTGCTCCTATTCAAG GGCTCTTTTCAGAAACCACTTCGCAAGAGAGACATTGCTGCACACTACTCCCCAG GCGTATTTAGTTCAAACAGTGATGGACTTATCCGGAAAGGGTTCAGGCGTCAAAGGAGTTTTGTTAATAGGAATAAGGTTACTCTCATACGTGCTGTGGCAGTTCCTGTACAACAACCAGCTCCTGTGGAAAGTGTGGAGTATAGAAAACAACTGGCTGAAGACTACGGTTTCAGGCAAATTGCAGAGCCGCTTCCATCTAATGTTACTTTAAAGGATGTCATCAATTCCCTTCCTAAGGAG GTCTTTGAGATTGATGATGTGAAAGCATggaaatctgttttgatatctGCCACTTCTTATGCATTGGGGATCTTCATGATTTCCAAAGCTCCCTGGTTTCTTCTTCCTCTGGCTTGGGCATGGACTGGGACTGCAGTAACTGGG TTCTTTGTTATAGGGCATGATTGTGCTCACAAATCATTTTCATCCAACAAATTGGTAGAAGACATAGTTGGAACCCTGGCTTTTTTGCCACTGATTTATCCATATGAGCCGTGGCGATTCAAGCATGACAGACATCATGCAAAAACAAACAT GCTGTCCGAAGATACTGCTTGGAACCCTGTATCGAAGGACGAGTTTGAATCTTCTCCCCTTTTGAGGAAAGCAATAATATATGGATATGGTCCATTTCGATGTTGGATGTCTATAGCTCATTG GTTGCTTTTGCACTTTGATTTGAAGAAGTTCAGACCAAGTGAAGTAAAGAGGGTGAAGATAAGCTTAGCGTGTGTTTTTTCCTTTATAGCGATTGGGTGGCCATTAATTATTTACAAGACAGGAATCATGGGATGGATAAAATTCTGGTTGATGCCATGGTTGGGCTATCACTTCTGG ATGAGTACGTTTACCATGGTTCATCATACTGCACCGCATATTCCATTCAGAATCTCAGAAGAGTGGAATGCTGCACAAGCACAGCTTAATGGAACTGTTCATTGTGATTACCCTAAATG GATCGAGATCCTATGTCATGATATTAATGTCCACATTCCACACCACATATCCCCGAGGATACCAAGCTATAATTTAAGAGCAGCCCATAAGTCCATCGAAGAAAATTGGGGAAAG TATCTGAATGAGGCTAGTTGGAATTGGAGATTGATGAAAACAATCATGACAGTGTGTCATGTGTACGATAAAGAGCAAAATTATGTTGCGTTCGACGATGTTGCCCCTGAAGATTCTGGTCCAATTGCATTTTTGAAGAAAAGCATGCCGGATTATGCTTAA